A region of the Variovorax sp. 54 genome:
GCCGGCCGAGACGAACAGCGTGATGACCATCCAGCCGAGGAACTCGCCCGTGGGGCCGTTCTCGTGGCCCGCCACGGGGTCGAAGAACGAGGCGTTGCTGGAGCCGGTCTGAAAGTCGATCAGGTCGCCCACGCTCTGCACGGCCCAGATGAAGATGCCGAAGCCCAGGCCCAGCATGAGGCCGATGAAGGCCTCCTTGCCGGCAATGAGCACCCAGGTGCCGATGGAGGCCACCGGCATGTCGCCCGCCACCGGCGACATGAAGAGCGCGAGCAGCAACAGCAGGCCGTTGCGCACGGTGCCGGTGATCATGCCGCCCGACAGAAAGGGCACGACCGCAAAGATCGCGAACAGGCGCGGCAGCGTGAGCACCACCGACGAGAAGAATTTCTCGATGCTGGCGAGTTCGATGGTGGGGTCCATGGGCTGTGCCTGTCCTTCTGCCTAGGCCGGGCGCCGTGCGGCCCAGGCCTGCGAGGCGCTTTCCTCGGCCGCCTCGTCCAGCCGCTGGTCCTGCACGCG
Encoded here:
- the sctT gene encoding type III secretion system export apparatus subunit SctT translates to MDPTIELASIEKFFSSVVLTLPRLFAIFAVVPFLSGGMITGTVRNGLLLLLALFMSPVAGDMPVASIGTWVLIAGKEAFIGLMLGLGFGIFIWAVQSVGDLIDFQTGSSNASFFDPVAGHENGPTGEFLGWMVITLFVSAGGLLAMLGVIVDSYRLWPVASFFPNLGLVIEQFAVRQGDTLFLWIVKLASPVVFVLLLVELGMGLISRVAPQLNVFVFSQPLKSLLAHLMMLLFVFFVYESLQEFLRPENGVLDFLRATL